The Tachyglossus aculeatus isolate mTacAcu1 chromosome 7, mTacAcu1.pri, whole genome shotgun sequence genome includes a region encoding these proteins:
- the MDFI gene encoding myoD family inhibitor isoform X2, with protein sequence MCRQTSAQEAVTCSTSLPQPEVAVSSQDHTHHPVHSSRTREEEEEEEKGAPSMPQVSGPPSLQALSSTDLISLPQAVTCQPQGLSSTRGPPGHIPLLHNGTSSSPNLAGTRRSGNGAFEGSRTPRKPQTPTSLLAHGGRKRKASTKPATSQVPIEAQEDCCVHCVLTCLFCEFLALCNILLDCATCGSCSSEDSCICCCCCCCGSGECVDCDLPCDMDCGIVDACCESADCLEICMECCGLCFSS encoded by the exons ATGTGCCGTCAGACCTCAG CTCAGGAGGCTGTCACATGCTCTACCAGCCTGCCCCAGCCAGAGGTAGCAGTGTCTTCACAGGATCACACCCACCATCCGGTCCACTCCAGCAGgaccagagaggaggaagaggaggaggagaagggagccccctccATGCCCCAAGTCAGTGGGCCACCGTCTCTACAGGCCTTGAGCAGCACTGACCTCATCAGTCTCCCTCAAGCTGTGACAT GTCAGCCGCAGGGTCTCTCCTCAACCCGGGGACCCCCTGGCCACATCCCACTGCTGCACAATGGCACCAGCAGCTCCCCGAATCTAGCTGGGACCAGACGCTCAGGGAACGGAGCCTTCGAGGGTTCCCGGACCCCCAGGAAGCCACAGACACCCACCTCCCTCCTGGCCCACGGCGGCAGGAAGCGCAAGGCCAGCACCAAGCCTGCCACCTCCCAGGTCCCCATCGAGGCCCAGGAAG ACTGCTGCGTCCACTGCGTCCTGACCTGCCTGTTCTGCGAGTTCCTGGCCCTCTGCAACATCCTGCTGGACTGCGCCACCTGCGGCTCCTGCAGCTCCGAGGACTCGTgcatttgctgctgctgctgctgctgcggctccGGAGAGTGTGTCGACTGCGACCTGCCCTGCGATATGGACTGCGGCATCGTCGACGCCTGCTGCGAGTCGGCCGACTGCCTGGAGATCTGCATGGAGTGCTGCGGGCTGTGCTTCTCTTCCTGA
- the MDFI gene encoding myoD family inhibitor isoform X1 produces MSEGQLPRPHDVPHGDPQPEPPPAPAQEAVTCSTSLPQPEVAVSSQDHTHHPVHSSRTREEEEEEEKGAPSMPQVSGPPSLQALSSTDLISLPQAVTCQPQGLSSTRGPPGHIPLLHNGTSSSPNLAGTRRSGNGAFEGSRTPRKPQTPTSLLAHGGRKRKASTKPATSQVPIEAQEDCCVHCVLTCLFCEFLALCNILLDCATCGSCSSEDSCICCCCCCCGSGECVDCDLPCDMDCGIVDACCESADCLEICMECCGLCFSS; encoded by the exons ATGTCCGAGGGTCAGCTTCCCCGGCCCCACGACGTCCCCCATGGAGACCCCCAACCGGAGCCGCCCCCTGCCCCAG CTCAGGAGGCTGTCACATGCTCTACCAGCCTGCCCCAGCCAGAGGTAGCAGTGTCTTCACAGGATCACACCCACCATCCGGTCCACTCCAGCAGgaccagagaggaggaagaggaggaggagaagggagccccctccATGCCCCAAGTCAGTGGGCCACCGTCTCTACAGGCCTTGAGCAGCACTGACCTCATCAGTCTCCCTCAAGCTGTGACAT GTCAGCCGCAGGGTCTCTCCTCAACCCGGGGACCCCCTGGCCACATCCCACTGCTGCACAATGGCACCAGCAGCTCCCCGAATCTAGCTGGGACCAGACGCTCAGGGAACGGAGCCTTCGAGGGTTCCCGGACCCCCAGGAAGCCACAGACACCCACCTCCCTCCTGGCCCACGGCGGCAGGAAGCGCAAGGCCAGCACCAAGCCTGCCACCTCCCAGGTCCCCATCGAGGCCCAGGAAG ACTGCTGCGTCCACTGCGTCCTGACCTGCCTGTTCTGCGAGTTCCTGGCCCTCTGCAACATCCTGCTGGACTGCGCCACCTGCGGCTCCTGCAGCTCCGAGGACTCGTgcatttgctgctgctgctgctgctgcggctccGGAGAGTGTGTCGACTGCGACCTGCCCTGCGATATGGACTGCGGCATCGTCGACGCCTGCTGCGAGTCGGCCGACTGCCTGGAGATCTGCATGGAGTGCTGCGGGCTGTGCTTCTCTTCCTGA